One Glycine max cultivar Williams 82 chromosome 8, Glycine_max_v4.0, whole genome shotgun sequence genomic window, ctatttaattgAATCCTTTCATCCTTATTTGTgagatgcaatttttttttatttcttttattttaaagcccataaatcaaaatcatactatttttcattatttctagGTGCTCTGACCTTGTGATGTAATTCTTTgatattttgtgtttgttgtatATGCTTGTACACTGATATTAATACAAGAGTTATACTGCTCACGGATGTCAAAGTGTTGGAAAGTCACCTTAATTGTGGCCCCCCGATGGAGCAACTATTTTTTGAGAGTTTCAAATTTCATATGAATCCTAAGATCTACTGTTAATTTGTTAAGGGAAGACTATAAATTTCACAAGATTCCTAAAAATAAGGATAACAAGATTAACCATTTGCTAGTGGATATCTTTGgaagattttaaatttcataagaTTCCTAAAATTAAGGATAACAAGATTAACCATTTGTTAGTGAATATCTTTTTGGTTttgattcttttctttcattcatgGCAGTGTAGCTACTCATCACGTTTATAGGAATCTTCATAGTCTATCTTCTGATTCCTCCAACCAACCTTACAAAACTGCTTATCACTTCCAACCTCCTAAGCATTGGATAAATGGTATATATATCATTGTTTTGCATTCTTAACTCATCATTTGTCGTTTGAAAAGCTTTACATTCTTCAATGAAATTTCCATTTGTAGCTTGTAATTCCTAGTTGGCTCTTCTCAGAATGTTGCACTCTTCTTGAACTTCTATCCATTTTTTTTGCATGTTGTCCTCCTTTCTTTTCAACTCAATCTTTTctccttatttttttgtttctcctgCATAATTTGCTGCTCAAGCTCCCAGATCCAGAATTCGTGTAGTTCAATCCCTTCATGCAGGCAtgttatttcattttcataagTACCAAGATCAGCATCTGCATGACAAAACTCCTTTCTCATTTTGTCTGGTAGGACTTCCTTGCTCAAACTAAAATCTTGTTCCTCGCTGTCTTCGAGCACACGCCTATTAATTTCAACATCTTGAAACCGCAAGCTATTCATTTATAGTAGTGGGTTGAGAAAATGTATGTTTGTGCAAGTATCATATAATTCATAAcccataattaaaattactagTGCCATACTTAATAATTTGAAGTAAATAGTAGGTTTGCTTTATGCATGTATCAGTACA contains:
- the LOC113002346 gene encoding beta-fructofuranosidase, insoluble isoenzyme 1, giving the protein MLKQRPGQESLRYQREEAKIQAWVNLENAKAEDLVHTTNKNRNYEIHQLETGHLNMLMSVATHHVYRNLHSLSSDSSNQPYKTAYHFQPPKHWINAPRSRIRVVQSLHAGMLFHFHKYQDQHLHDKTPFSFCLVGLPCSN